ATTAAAGCAATGATGATAGTAGAGGTTTGCTGTACTTTGATTCTATCAACAACGGCTGCTTCTGCTTGATTAATGGCGGTCTCAGTATTCATGCCTGACACATCATATACATCGCGTAGTGCACTAAAATTAGAAAGTGATGAGCCGGAGAGTGTAGCGAATGCTGCCGCACTATTGCCGCTTTGATGCAGCTCAAATACACGTGTTGCCTCTTGTTGCCAATTGCTATACAAGGTTTCAAAGTTGTCTAGCTGCGTGGTTAATTCTGGGTAGTTCTGCATATATTCGGCATAGCGATGCATGCGATCGTAAGCCTGTTGTGAATTCTCTTCGAATTCGGCGATTAGCGCCGATGCGCGCTCTGTGCCTGGGTCTGCTAACAGGTACTCAATCTCAGCTACCCGAGCTTGGTACAGGTCTCTATCAGCATTGAGTACGGTGGAGCTAGCAGGAATATAATTTTTAATAAACGTGTCTAAGCGGCCCTTTACCATGTTAACGAGCAGCGCATCGGCTATGACAATAACCAGTAGCGCTAAGGCGACGCTGATAAATGCAAGAGCATACTTAAATTTTATCTGATGAAGGCGGTTCATATTGGCCACTCCTGTGGTGTATTACGATGAAAGAACCTTACCTTTAAAGGGTTAGCGGGAGCGACAATTTTGTAACGCTTGTGACGTTTGTTCACGTTCCAGATTTTAATTAGCGTTGTAACGATTTAATCATAATTGTAATAAGAATTGTTTATGTTTAAGTGGTTATTTATAACCTGCTGCTTGTAGTTGGAATAGTTTTGCATAACGGCCGGCCATGGCAAGGAGCTCTTCATGGGTGCCACGTTCAATAATATGTCCTTGATCAATAACTAGAATGAGATCAGCGCTGCGCACTGTGGAAAAACGATGGGAGATCAATATCGCCATTTTATCGCGGCTGTGTTCGCGAAAGCGGGCGAATATTTCGGCTTCTGCAGCTGCATCCATGGCGGCGGTGGGTTCATCCAGCACCAATATGTCAGCGTTTTCGCGCATATAAGCTCTTGAGAGGGCAATTTTTTGCCACTGGCCGCCGGAGAGCTCCTGGCCATTTTTAAACCAACGGCCAAGCTGGGTTTTGTAGCCGCTAGCCATGCGGGTAATAAACTCATCCGCCATACCGTGACGAGCGGCGTTCTGCCAACGTTCTTGGTCGTTAAAGGCATGGGTATCGCCGACGCCCAGGTTTTCGCCCACCTGCAACTGATAGCGCACGAAGTCCTGAAAAATCACGCCGGTGCGCTCACGTAGCGCCTGAGTGCTCCAATCCCGCAGATCGCTACCATCTAACAGAATTCGGCCTTGAGTTGGGTGATAGAGTCGCGTGAGTAGCTTGATCAGAGTGGTCTTGCCCGAGCCGTTTTCACCTACTAAAGCCAGGCTCTGTCCAGGGCAGAGGTGCAGCGATATATCGTGGAGAACCGGCTCTTGGAGAGAAGCGTCGCCGCCAGGGTAGGAGAAGCTAACGTGTTCAAAGCGTAGCCCGTCTCCGGGCAGTGCACCCTGAGTGAGTGTGCCGTTCTCTTCCTCCACTGGTTGTTCCAGATACTCATAAAGATTGGAGAGGTAAAGGTTGTCCTCATACATGCCGCTGATCGCGGTCAGGCTGGCGGAGAGCGCGGCCTGTCCCTGCTTGAAGACCATCAGGTACATGGTCATCTGGCCGAGGGTAAGCGCCCCGGCAATCGTTTCAATGACCACCCAGGCGTAGGCGGCATA
This Vreelandella neptunia DNA region includes the following protein-coding sequences:
- a CDS encoding ABC transporter ATP-binding protein — translated: MSPPPSSQTSPASPLSGFFGVFRYSRRALGLVWETSRWMMLGLALCTLVAGVLPAVAAWVGQLIVDGVVSAMESHQAASDPDLLASIKPVLTLVGIEAVIIALIALAQRGLSAQQSLLRALLGQKVNVMILEKAGQLSLSQFEDSELYDQLTRARREASTRPLALVNKTFGLLQNAISLGSFGVLLVQFSPWALLILVAGALPVFISEAKFSGDAFRLFRWRSPQTRMQIYLETVLAREDSIKEVKLFGLEGLFLKRYRDIFTQLFAEDRRLTLRRESWGFLLGLLGTLTFYAAYAWVVIETIAGALTLGQMTMYLMVFKQGQAALSASLTAISGMYEDNLYLSNLYEYLEQPVEEENGTLTQGALPGDGLRFEHVSFSYPGGDASLQEPVLHDISLHLCPGQSLALVGENGSGKTTLIKLLTRLYHPTQGRILLDGSDLRDWSTQALRERTGVIFQDFVRYQLQVGENLGVGDTHAFNDQERWQNAARHGMADEFITRMASGYKTQLGRWFKNGQELSGGQWQKIALSRAYMRENADILVLDEPTAAMDAAAEAEIFARFREHSRDKMAILISHRFSTVRSADLILVIDQGHIIERGTHEELLAMAGRYAKLFQLQAAGYK